The Glycine soja cultivar W05 chromosome 15, ASM419377v2, whole genome shotgun sequence region CAATTAAGTAAGGCCTCAGGAGTCAAACCATCAAATCTATGAGCTAATGacataaatttcaaataataatcaGCAGTTGTACCTTGTTGTTGAAGTTTGAATAACTCTGCCATAGGACAATCAAAAAGTAAAGGACCAAACTGAGATTCCAACGCACGTCGAAGCTCAGTCCAAGTATTCACCGTCTCCATTCTCTGTAGCATTTGAAACCACGAAATTACATCTTTCTCAAAATGAATTGAAGCTATATCAACACGATCCTGATTTGGAGTATTATGATAGTTGAAGAATTTCTCTGCCTTGAAAATCCATTCCATGACTGGAGTATGTCCATCAAAATGTGGAAAACCCAATGAAATCTCCTTAACACCAGAATTTATTGAAATTGGCGAGGGTGACGCGACTGGAGTGCTAGAATTACGACCTTTTGAGTTCGAACCACCATTGGTTGTTGTTTGGTTCTTAATCAACAAATCAATTGTTCTCTGCATCAAATCCATATGAGCTTGATTGTTAGCTTGGAATTGATTAAAACAATCCTATAAACTATGATCACGAGAACATTGTTCTTCTATCCAGGATGTGAGGGCGGAAACTTGGGACTGAAGTTGTTGAAGCCTGGTACGTTCATTATGCTCGACCATGATGACAATGAAAGCATCAATGAAACGTATAATTTGTATTGATTGCAGAAAATAGTGTGTAAACAACAAGGAACGATGTTCACAATGAAATCGAAAAATAGCTGCAGTGTTTTAGCAAAAGGAAAGAGGTGGAATCAACAATGCAGAGTCAGCGTTTTGCAACGATACCATCACCGGTTCATAATAGCACCTAAAGATTAAGGAGAGCAGAAAGGTTCAGAGAAGGtataaagaagaaggaaataTCAGAAGGATCAGAGAAGCAATTCATGAAGAGTGTTCACCTTATATTCTCTCTCACAACACGTGTGCTTTTTCTGACCCCCACATGCAGATAATCAACCACGTGCCCTTCTTTTGTAACTGACTCACGTGCCAATTTTCCTTCCTGCTTCCCGCATGTTACACATTATTTATAGGAACAGACAAATTGCTACTGCTcattaattattagaaaatcAATGAACATAATAACATAAATAGTACACACAAACATAACATAGACAAACAAAGTGACATACAGATTGCCAAAATTATTAAGCAGCTTAAAAGTTTTAACGGTAGAAAGTGATAtgattttattcatttcaagccaaaaataaatatcataaactGTCTTAACTTTTCATGGAAAGAACAGAATGTGATTGCCTAGTCTATTACACAAGGTAATTATTGACTATAGTCGATgtcaatcaataaaataattcacTTAAAATAGATGTAGAATCATCTTTTTGGAGTAGTGCTACCAATGGAAAATAGTGTAGGAAACCACATTTGTATTTATAAGATATAAATTATGCCCATGAGAGTTAACTCAAATGGTAGAACTGAACTCCCTTCAAATGGCTCTACCCAACTTGTGAGCCCTCTTCCAATGGCACACACTCACCAAAACCTCTTATGGTGGCTTCCTGACCTTCCCACGACCTCAATCATGCTGCCCGCAGACCAAGAGCAACATGGTGTCAACTTCCAGGTCAAATTCAACCATTGTGGCCATTAGTTTCATCAATGTACCACTCATTCTGATATGAGGAAAGCACCATAGCAGACAAACAACACTAGCAGACCCAAGAGGAATATAACAACACCGAAATACTTAGCTGACTACAAGTAATTAAGTCTATTATTAGTAATTAGGCTAAGTGAGGCTAGGGGGGACATGTTGTCTATCACTACTCCCTCTAACACTAGCATTATGTTAGGATTTCTATTATAAGAATATTCTAGTATATTTTCTGTTagttatgtagaagcaagcttcatgatgaatcaagattgattcaaggagttttgatgataacaaagatgatgacaaaaagctcaaaagtcaagatcacttcatgataacaaagatgatgacattcaagaatgagttcaagattgagtcaagaacacttcaaggatcaagaggaaatttgatttcaagaatcaagaatcaagaatcaagattcaagattcaagaataatcaagatcaagattcaagacttagagattcaagaatcaagagaagacttaatcaagataagtattaaaaagtttttcaaaacattgagtagcacaagaagttttttacaaaatcattaccgaagagttttactctctggtaatcgattaccagattgtagtaatcgattaccagtgttttaaaacgttaagattttcaaaattcaaaatgaagagtcacatctgttgatgtgtaatcgattacacctttatggtaatcgattaccagtgactgttttcgaaaaattcatttccaaaagtcacatttcttcaagtgacttgtttctgaagattctttcaaaagtcataactttttaagtaattagttttaaagtaattgccaagagttacaagttttgacttgagtcatcaagaaactataaatatgtgaccttggcatgaaacgtTTTAATCATCTCATTCATAttcatcatctctttcaatcattctatctttcaatctatctttcaacatcttctttcatttctttcagaactctctggtttcatcttctcttcatctttctaaaattttctgttcaaaactttttcttccaagaaaagttctttgtttaaaaacttgtgctattcatctttttcattcccttctccctttgccaaaaagaatttgccaaggactaaccacctgaattctttttgtgtctctcttctcccttttccaaaagaacgaaggactagtcgcctaaattcttttgtatctcccttctcccttatcaaagaattcaaaacgacacagtctgagaattcttttgattcttccctttcccataaacaaaagatttcaaaggactaaccgcctgagaattcttttgtttcccccttcacaaagtttcaaaggactaactgcctaagaactttgtcttaacacattggagggtacatcctttgtggtacaagtagaggatacatctacttgggttgttgactgagaacaagagagggtacatctcttgtggatcaattctagtggagggtacatccactaggttgttcaaagagaacaagggagggtacatcccttgtggatctttgcttgtaaaagaattttacaaggttgaaaagaaatctcaaggaccacaggtcgcttggggactggatgtaggcacgggttgttgccaaaccagtataaaactcttgtgtgtttatctccttcttccctactcttttaatttccgttgtgcactttaattcccgcttttacttttggttaagtttcttttctattctttattttcttaacaacatagtaaaagcctaagaagggtaatttttaattagttaaggtctagtaataattaattcaaaccccccttcttaattattttggggccacttgatccaacaagttaTCAATTACTCTTATATATACAGAGTAATGTTTGTAATTCAGATTATGCAGAAATAATACTCAGCCCTTTATGGTATAGGAGGTTGCCTTGGTCCTCGAATTCCAAGATCCATAGCTTTGAGATTAGAACACATACCattttggtgctttcattgagcaCTATGGCCAATTCCACACTCTCCAAATCTCACTAGGACCACCTCGAGGAAGCTCTCGCCAAGCTGACTTTGAACCAATTATCCCTTACCGCAACCCAAAACTCCATGACCCTTAAGCTCGATGAGCTTCTACAGAAGGTCGCCAACCTCGAATCCCACTCGCAATCCCCAACTTCCTCCTCGGCCTCACCTTGTGCATCATCGCCCTCCCTCGGCTCCCACCAGTTGAAACTAGAGGTCCCACATTTCAATGGCGCCGACCCCTTGGGGTGGATCTTCAAAATTACTTAGTTCTTTGAGTATCATTCCACACTAGAATCAAAGCGCCTGACCATTGCGTCATTCTACATGGACGGCCCGACACTAGCGTGGTTAAAGTAGATGTCGCGCAACGGCAAATTGGTGTCTTGGCCTGTATTTCTTCAAGCTCTCGAAACCCGCTTTGCCCCATCTCAATATGAGGACCCCACCGGTGCTTTATTCAAGCTAACCCAGAGAGGCTCTGTTACTGACTACCTCTCCAAGTTTGAAGCACTCGCGAATTGGATAGTAGGGCTCCCCCCTCCTTTCCTCCTGAACTGCTTCATTTTCGGCCTTGCTCCAGAAGACCAACGCAAGGTACAAGCGTTGCAACCCTTGTCCTTGATTCAGGCCTATTAGAGTATGCTGTTAGTCAATTGTGAAAATAGTTCTGTAAACTAATTGTAAGGGCTGTTAGCTTTTGCTAACAACACCTATCTTAGAGTTGGTTAGAATCAGTTAGAGTTGGTTAGGTTTTGTTAGTTACAATTTTGTTAGTTAGTTACAATCTGTTACAATAACAGAACAGAGGTCTATATATACCTCTTTTATAACCTTTCGTAATTAGCTTTtgataatcaataaaattagcCTTTATGTTCAACAAgtttttgttggatcaagtggcctcggaataattaagaagggggggttgaattaattattaatgaacctttactaattaaaaatctatccttcttaatgttactagattcaattaggcttttactataatgttaagaaagtaaagaacagaaatagaaacttaaccaaaagtaaaagcaataattgaagtgcacaacagaaattaaagagtgtagggaagaagaagacaaacacaagaattttatactggttcggcaacaatccgtgactacatccagtccctaagcgacctgcggtccttgagatttcttttcaaccttgtaaaagcctttacaagaaaagatccacaagggatgtaccctcccttgttctctatgaacaaccaagtggatgtaccctccacttgaactgatccacaagagatgtaccctctcttgttctcaattacagcaacccaagtagatgtaccctctagttgtaccacaaaggatgtaccctccaatgtgtgaagataaagttctcaggcggttagtcctttgaaactttgtgaaggggaaacaaaagatatctcaggcggttagtcctttgaaatcttttgtttaagggaaaaggaagaatcaaaagaattctcagactgtctttttgaattctttgaaaagggagaagggagacacaaaataattcaggTGGATTCATTACCTCCTGATAGGCAAgctattggttgtaaatgggttTTCAGGGTAAAGGAAAATGCTGATGGTTCCATTAATAGGTTCAAAGATCGATTGGTAGCCAAAGGATTTCATCAAGTGAATGGTTTTAATTTTCATGAAACCTTTTCTCTTGTGATCAAACCTGTTACTATTCGGATCATCCTTACTTTGGCTTTGTCTCATGGGTGGAAATTATTTCAACTTGATGTAAATAATGCTTTTCTGAATAGGTCACTTGAAGAGACTATTTTCATGACTCAACCTCCTGGTTTTGAAGTTGCAAATAAGTCATTGGTATGGAAACTCAAGAAAGCCATTTATGGCTTAAAATAGGCTCCACGGAAGTGGTTTGACAAGCTAAAATCTACTTCACTGTAGTTTGGTTTTATTGGAAGCAAAAGTGATTCATCTTTATTCATTTTTCGCCAACAAATGCACGTTGTTTATCTTCTggtctatgtggatgatatcATTCTAACAGGTAGTTTACCTTCACTAATACAAAAGATTACATATAAGTTAAACACTACTTTTTCACTCAAGCAGCTTGGTCATCTAGATTATTTCCTGGGTCTGGAAATCAAGTATCTACCCAACAGTTCTATCCTTATGACTCAGACCAAATACATTAGAGATTTACTTCACAAGACTAACATGGTTGAAGCTCACTCTATCTCTTCTCCAATGGTATCCAACTGCAAGTTGTCTCGACATGGTGATGATGCTTTTCATGATCCAACCTTATACAGGTATGTAGTTGGTGCATTACAGTATGCTACCCTTACTAGACCCGAGATAAGTTTTGTTGTCAACAAAGTTTGCCAATTTATGGCCGCTCCTTTGGATTCTCACTGGACAGTGGCAAAGCAAATATTAAGGTATCTGAAGGGCACTTTGTTTCATGGTTTGCTTCTTCAACCTACATTTGTTACAAAGCCCTTAGTTATTCAAGCtttttgtgatgctgattgAGCATCAAATGTGGATGATAGGCGCTCTACCTCAGGAACTACTATTTTTCTTGATCCAAACTTAATCTCTTAGTGGTCTCGAAACAGAAAGTTACTGTGAGGTCTAGTACAGAAGCTGAGTATCGCAGTATAGCTCAGACTTCCACTGAATTAACTTGGATTCATACTCTACTAATAGAATTGCAAGTTTCATTCACTACTCCtgttattttttgtgataaTCAGAGTATAGTTTCTATTGCACACAATCCAGTTTTTCATAGCCGTACCAAACACAtgaaaattgatatattttttgtaagagAGAAGATTCTGGCCAAGTATCTTACTATTGTCCATGTTCCAGCTCTAGATCAGTGGGCTGACATTCTCACCAATCCTCTTTCTGCTTTGAAGTTCTTCAAGGAAAACTCAATGTGAAGAGTGTTTCTCCTGAAAACTCTTCCCCTTGAGTTTGAGGGGGGGGGGTATTAGAGTATGCTGTTAGTCAACTGTGAAAACATTTCTATAAACTAATTGTAAGGGCTATTAGCTTTTTCTAACAACACCTATCTTAGAGTTGGTTAGAATCAGTTAAAGTTGGTTAGAATCAGTTAGAGTTGGTTAGGTTCTGTTAGTTAGTTACAACCTGTTACAATAATAGAACAGAGGTCTATATATACCTCTTTTATAACcttttataattaacttttgataatcaataaaattagcTTTTATGTTCAACAAGTTTTctctcccttctctctctcaGTTTATTCAACAAGGTCGCGGGGTTGGCTAGGCTACAAGAAGAAAAGTTTCGCAACTTTGGCCATTTTTCCCGTGGCAAACCCAACACCATTACCCCCCTCCGTTTTCTTCCAGCCCTAACCCGCGACCTTTCCAACCCCTGTCACTCTCTGCCCCACCACAAAAGCCTTCATCGTCTCCACCCATTAAACGTTTGTCTCCAGAAGAACTCGCCATGTGTCGTGATAAGGGGTTGCGCTTTAACTATGATGAAAAATATCATCATAGCCATAAGTGTGCATCCAAGGTGTTCCTCCTAATTGG contains the following coding sequences:
- the LOC114386164 gene encoding uncharacterized protein LOC114386164, whose product is MSRNGKLVSWPVFLQALETRFAPSQYEDPTGALFKLTQRGSVTDYLSKFEALANWIVGLPPPFLLNCFIFGLAPEDQRKLGHLDYFLGLEIKYLPNSSILMTQTKYIRDLLHKTNMVEAHSISSPMVSNCKLSRHGDDAFHDPTLYRYVVGALQYATLTRPEISFVVNKVCQFMAAPLDSHWTVAKQILRYLKGTLFHGLLLQPTFVTKPLVIQAFCDAD